A region of Brienomyrus brachyistius isolate T26 unplaced genomic scaffold, BBRACH_0.4 scaffold254, whole genome shotgun sequence DNA encodes the following proteins:
- the LOC125728356 gene encoding uncharacterized protein LOC125728356, which produces MVMMVQISNTDTVSIHTRHLLFVHCQPWRTSTHRRTAPAPNPLASTSNLNGLAKSGAARTGELLSNIFTESKALWQSGDHTNGTPLRSKTGTSHPVWEQAGTGNTKDYCWEQQDPSLPAGVREGVSANRGRKRSTRDKMSVWADPGAGTGTEVGEGTGTERSRDCRANSLAVDIRSRRDFTNLDTSCVEEDASGDNHCSCNAFRGPRTVWPKTSPAGLNPVDSWTASRIAKSRRGTPSSHSLPASKQKRRYDTLPMTNPPPVPWSKRP; this is translated from the exons atggtgatgatggtgcaaatcag taacactgacactgtctccatccacacccgtcacctcctgtttgtccactgtcagccctggaggacttcaacacacag GAGGACGGCACCAGCACCCAATCCCCTGGCATCTACTTCTAACTTGAACGGTTTGGCAAAGTCGGGGGCAGCTAGGACGGGGGAACTACTGAGCAACATTTTCACCGAATCGAAAGCACTCTGGCAGTCTGGGGACCACACAAATGGCACCCCCTTACGAAGCAA AACCGGAACGTCCCATCCGGTTTGGGAACAAGCAGGCACGGGGAACACCAAGGACTATTGCTGGGAACAGCAAGACCCGTCTCTACCAG CAGGGGTACGCGAAGGGGTATCAGCGAACAGGGGTCGGAAGCGATCTACTAGGGACAAAATGTCAGTTTGGGCTGACCCAG GAGCGGGGACCGGAACAGAAGTAGGCGAGGGGACGGGGACCGAGCGATCAAG AGACTGTCGAGCCAATTCCCTAGCTGTCGACATCCGGTCCCGAAGGGATTTCACAAACTTGGACACATCCTGCGTAGAGGAGGACGCATCGGGGGATAACCACTGCTCCTGTAACGCCTTCAGGGGACCTCGAACAGTGTGGCCAAAGACAAGTCCAGCAGGACTAAACCCGGTCGATTCTTGGACAGCATCGCGTATTGCAAAAAGTAGAAGGGGCACTCCCTCATCCCACTCTCTCCCTGCATCTAAACAAAAG CGGAGGTACGACACGCTTCCAATGACAAATCCTCCGCCTGTGCCTTGGTCAAAGCGTCCGTAG